Within Sinorhizobium sp. RAC02, the genomic segment GTGGCGTGTTTGCCTCGCGCGGGCAAGGGGAACGGCCGCTTGCGGGGATCACGAAAGTTTGCCGCCTGTCATCTCATTGCTGCGCGATGCACTCTTCACACAGTGCCGCATGGGGAACGGCGGCAAGGCGCGCGGGCGAAATCGGCCCGCCGCACTTGGCGCAGGTGCCGAACGTGCCGGCGGCGATCCGGTCGAGGGCGGCGTCGATGGCTTCGATTTCCTTGAGGCCGTTGGTGCCGAATTCCTCCAGCACCTCATCGTTCTCCCGCTCGGTCGCCCGGTCGGCGCTGTCACCGCTTTTCAGCGTGTCGAGATCCGTCTCGATCCTCTGCAAACGGCTATGGAGTTCGCGCTTGCGGCCGAGGAGAATATCCTTGTAATGCGCCATGTCCGTCACGATACCGGTCTCCTTTGTTTCACGATCTGCAGCGAAATTGTCATCGTCGCCGTTCAACGGCATTGATCCGGGTCAAGTTCCAAGCCAGCCATCGTCAACGCCGCATTGACAGTAAATCGCCGAAACACCACCTTTCGTGAACGAAGCGGCTCCGCCATATTGCCCCCAACAGAACGGTTTCCAGGGGAAACCGAAACGGGATGATACCATGACCGACTTCGACAGACGGACATTTCTCGGCGCTGCCGCCGCTGGCATCGCTGTCGCCAAGGCCGGCCCCACGCACGCGGAGACTGCCACCATGACCGAGACCCACGCCGTCGACATGCCAGCCTTCGTCGATCACTCGCATCTGACGGTGATCGACCTGCCGATGCTGTCGGCCTTCTACCAGCAGGTTATGGGCCTGACGGTGCTCGAGACGTCTGCCTCCGGCGAGACGCTCGGCGTGTCCGGCCGCCCGCTGCTGACACTGACGACCGGCAGCAATGCCGCCCGCGCGCCGCGCAACGCGCCGGGCCTCTTCCACACCGCTTTCCTGGTGCCGAACCGCAAGGAACTCGGCCGCTGGCTGGCACATGCCGCACACAACAACGTGTCGCTCACCGGCGCCTCCGACCACCTCGTCAGCGAAGCGATCTATCTCGACGACCCGGAAGGCAACGGCATCGAGATCTATCGCGACCGCGACCGGTCCGAATGGACCTATGTGGCGGATGGAAAGGTGAAGATGGCAACGCTCCGGCTCGACCTGCAGGCGCTCTATGACGAAGCGCCTAAGGATGGCTGGACCGGCCAGGAGAATGGCACCGTCATCGGCCATATCCATCTCCAGGTTTCGGACATGCCGGAGGCAAACGCCTTCTTCCACGACGTGCTCGGCCTCGACATCATGACGAGCTATCCCGGCGCGAGCTTCTTCGCGACCGGCAAGTATCATCACCATGTGGCGGCCAATGTCTGGAATTCGCAGGGCCAGCCGAAGCGGCAGGACGGCATGACCGGCCTTGCCGACTACACGATCCGCTTCAACGATCCGGCCAGGCTGGAGACGGCCCTCAAGCAGCTGGAGACGCTTGCCATCCCGACCACCCGGTCGGACGATACGGTCTCGCTCATCGATCCGTGGGGCATCGGGCTGAAGCTTTCTGCCTGAGCCCATGAACAATGCGGGAGCTTCCCGCTGACTTCGCCCCACCCACCGTCGTCATCCTCGGCCTCGAGCCGAGGATCCATCGCCGCGCCCCACGCATGGATGGTCGGGTCAAGCCCGACCATGACTCAGGAGAGGTTCTCGGGTTTTTCCAGCAGAAGACGCGGTGTGCTAAGGCGCGACGCCTTCAGTCATAAAGATAATGCGCCGCCCAGTCCTCGCGCGGGACCATGTCGCCGATCTTGTACTTGAAGGCGTTGACCTCCAGCCGGTCGGCGCTCGCCTCGCATTTGTACGACAGGCGGTACCATTCGCCGCCGCTGCGGAAGACCGCACCACGGGTCTTGAAGGTCGTGCCATCCAGCTTGGGATCGCCGAAGGCGTAGGCGATCACCTTGTCCGGGCGGAAGCCGTCCTTGTCGCCGCTGATCTTGTCCATCGCTTCCATATCGCAGCGCTGCTCCAGCCGCTCTTCCGGCGTCAGCTTCTGGAGCTGGCTGCGGATGCGGGCGTCGATCGCCTTTGCGGGGGATGCGACGAGCGGCGCGAGCGCCAGGGTGCAAAGGGCGCATACAAGCCCGGTTGCCTGCCGTTTCAACTATCGGCCTCCTCTTCGTGGCGTCATTGCCGACGTCCTAATTCGGGGTTGACCGGCAATATGTCGATTTGACGACGGGTGGCAACCGACCCAGGGTTTCAAGCAACAGCGGCGGAACTTCCATCCCCGTCACGCGTTTTGCGGCCGAATTGGGGAACACGCCATGCATGACCTGTCGGGACAACCGGCTGAACGGAGGCTCCTGCGAAGCGGCCTCGACCTGGAAAAAGACCTAGTCGATCATGCGCCGCGTCGCTATGGTCTCGACATAGCCGCCGCCTGGGCGGCGATCGGCATTTTCGCCATCATGGCCATGGGCGTCGTCTATCTCATGGCGCCGATCCTCATTCCGCTATCGCTGGCCGTCGTCACCGGCCTCATCTTCGGCGTGGCTGCGGAAAAGCTGCATGACCTCGGCATCCCCCCGCTGCCGACGGCGCTGCTTTTGGCCGGCCTGTTCGGCGTCGGTGTCTTCTTCATCGCCGGAATGCTGGCCGAGCCGATCAGCCAGCTCGCCGCGGATGCGCCGGACTTGGTGCGCGGCGCCTATGATCGCGTAACACCGCTGTTTTCCCGCCTCGGCTGGCTCAACATCAGCCCGGAAACCTTCCAGGGCACGCAGATGTCGATGGAAAAGGTGCTGGAAAACACCGGCAGCATTCTCGGCATCCTGTCCGCCAGCCTCACCCCCGCTTTGTTGCAGGCGATGATTTTCTTCGCCGCCCTCGTGCTCTTCCTTTCGGCGCGCCTGAAGCTGCGCCAGATGATCATCCTGGCCTTTCCGCGCCGCGGCCAGCGGTTGACCACCATCCGCATCATGAACGCCGTCGACAAGGCACTCGGCTTCTATTTCGCGACCGCGACGCTGGTCTACGGCTCGCTCGGCATCGTCACCGCCCTCATCGCCTGGGGCGGCGGGCTTGCCATGCCCGCGCTCTGGGGCCTGTTCGCGTTTCTCTCCAGCTTCGTGCCGTTCCTCGGCGTGGCGCTGATGACGATCGCGCTTGCCACCGCCGGCCTCCTGACCCATGAGACGATGGTGATGGGCCTGCTGCCGGCCCTCGCCTTCTTCCTCGTGCACCTTGCCATGGAAAACCTGGTCATGCCGGCGGTGATGGGCAAGCGACTGGAGGTCAACGCCTTCATCATCTTCACCGCCATCATCTTCTGGACCTGGATGTGGGGCGCTGCCGGCGCCATGCTGGCCCTTCCCCTTTCCATCATCGGCATGACGATCGCCGACGAGTTGCGTCCCGCCAAGCGCAAGGCCCGCCGCAGCCTGCCAGGGTGATTAAGAACGGCAGCCAGTGGCAAAGCCGCTTGATGCGGCGGGCCGGGCTCTCTATCTGTTTGATCCCGCCTACCGATTTGCCGGAGTGAAATCTTGTCCGTCTTCAAAAACCTGCCCGCCGCTCCCGTCGCTGCCAAGAAGCCGATCTCCGACACCCGCCACGGCATCACCCGGACGGATGATTACGCCTGGTTCCGCGACGAGAACTGGCAGGCGATGTTCAAGGACCCTTCGATCCTCCAGCCGGAAATCCGCACGCATCTGGAGGCGGAAAACGCCTACATGACGGCCGCGATGGCCGACACGGAGGCGCTGCAGAAGACGCTGTTTGCCGAGATGCGCGGCCGCATCAAGGAAGACGACAGCTCCGTTCCGATGAAGGACGGCCCATTTGCCTATGGCACCGCCTATGTCACCGGCGGCGAGCAGCCGCGTTATTTCCGCGAGCCCCGCGACGGCGGCGAACGCATCACCCTGCTGGACGGCGACAAGGAGGCCGCCGGCAAGGACTATTTCCGCCTCTCCGGCATCGACCATTCGACGGATCATTCGGTCGGCATCTGGGGCTATGACGACAAGGGCTCGGAATATTTCACGCTGAAGGTGCGCAACCTTGCGACCGGCGAGGACCGCACCGACACGCTCGTCAATACCGGCGGCGACGGCGTCTGGGCGCCGGATGCCAGAAGCTTCTTCTACACCGCGCTCGATGAGAACCACCGCCCGTCAAAAATCTTCCACCACATCCTCGGCGATCGCCAGGAGAACGATCGGCTGGTCTATGAGGAGAAGGATGCGGGCTTCTTCATGTCGGTCGGCGGCTCGCTGCTCGACGATATTATCTATATCGACATCCACGACCACGAGACGAGCGAATACCGCCTGCTCTCCACCAAGGACCTGCTGGCCAATCCGGTCATCGTCACGCCGCGCCAGACCGGCCTCGAATATGCGATGACGGAAGGCGGCGACGTCTTCTACATCCTGACCAATGCCGACGGCGCCAAGGACTTCAAGATCATGGAAACGCCGGTGACGGCGCCGGGTCGCGAGAACTGGACCGAGGTCGTGCCGCACCGTGCCGGTACGCTGATCCTCAACCACATGGCCTTTGCCCGCCACCTCGTCTGGCTGGAGCGCCATGAGGGCCTGCCGCGCATCGTCGTGCGCGATCGCAAGACGGGCGAGGAACACGCCATCGCCTTCGATGAGGAGGCCTATTCGCTCGGCCTTTCCGGTGCCGCCGAATACGATACGGACGTCATCCGCTTCTCCTATTCCTCGATGACGACGCCCGCGCAGCTCTTCGACTACAATATGGCGACGCGCGAGCGCACGCTCCTGAAGACGCAGGAAGTGCCCTCCGGCCATAACCCGGACGACTACGTCACCCGTCGCGTCTTCGCGCCGGCCTGGGACGGCGAACAGGTGCCCGTCACCCTGCTCTACCGGAAAGATACGCCGCTCGACGGTTCCGCGCCCTGCCTGCTCTACGGCTACGGCGCCTACGGCATCACCATCCCGGCGTCCTTCAACACCAATTGCCTGTCGCTCGTCGACCGCGGCTTCGTCTATGCCATCGCCCATATCCGCGGCGGCAAGGACAAGGGTTTTGCCTGGTACGAAAACGGCAAGATGGACAGGAAGACCAATACGTTCAAGGACTTCATCGCGGCGGCCGACTATCTGAATCAAGAGAAGTTCACCTCCTACGCGAACATCGTCGCGGAAGGCGGATCGGCCGGCGGCATGCTGATGGGGGCGATCGCCAACATGGCGCCGGAAAAATTCGGCGGCATCATCGCCGCCGTGCCCTTCGTCGACGTGCTCAACACCATGCTGGACGACACGCTGCCGCTCACCCCGCCGGAATGGCCGGAATGGGGCAACCCGATCGACAGTAGGGATTTTTACCAGCTGATGGCCAGCTACTCGCCCTACGACAATGTCGAGGCGAAGGCCTACCCGGCGATCCTGGCACTTTCCGGCCTCACCGACCCGCGCGTCACCTACTGGGAGCCCACCAAGTGGGTCGCCAAACTGCGCGAAAAAACCACCGGCAGCGAACCCATCCTCCTCAAGACCAACATGGGCGCCGGCCACGGCGGCGCCTCCGGACGCTTCCAGCGGCTGGAGGAGATCGCGTTCGAATATGCGTTCGCGATCAAGGTGGCGGGGAAGGTGTAGGCCTTTCGCTCAATGGGCATAAATGCTTCCGGCCTCTAGACAACGACCGCCCTTTAGGTGCGGCCGTTGTCATTGAGCGCGATATGCGCGGCATCCTCGCCATCGTAAGCCGGGCAGTTTTCACAGAGCGCCATTGCCACGATGTATTGCAAAAGGTCCTGCCCGTCCTGTCGTGCGAGAATGCGGACTCTTTCGAGCAAGCTTTTGATCTCACGTTTATGCCGACGCATGCCATGCCCTCTTTGGCCATCAGTAGAACGCATCACACCCCACAACTAAAAGCCGCATCGGAAAGCACTGATATGGCTCAATCCGCCGCACTCGGCTGCGTTACCGAAACGCCCCCACACACTCCTGCAAATCGTCCAGCATCGCGCTCGAGCCCTTGAGGCTGGTGCTGATATCGCCGATGCGGATGTGGTTGCCGCGTTTCAGGGCATCGATGACCGAGCGGTCGCGGCCGAGATCGTAGGCGATTTCCTGGCCGCCATAGGCCTTGCCGTGGATATCGTAGCCCTGGCCGTCGTCGATCCAGTATTTCGCGTCGCTCGCATAGTCGTTGCCGTAATCGTAACCCTTGTCCTGGAAGCCGAAGGTTACGTGGCCGTCGTCGTACCAGCGGAAGGCGGTGGTGCGGTCGCCATCGCCACGACGGGTGGCGCGGCAGTTGAGGAAGCGGTCGCCGGAAAAATCCGCGACGATGTCCCAGCCGCCGACCGAACGCGACGAACGGTAGGGATCGGCATCCGAGCCGTAGCCGTCGTCATGGCTCGATGAAGCGGTGTCGGCGTAACCATCCGTCTTCGTCTCATGGCTCGCGCTGTCGTTCGAAGCGTGTTCGTCGCTTGGGAAATCGCGCAGGGCATCGCGGTATTTATCGTAGAAGCCGAGGCGGCGCACGTCGACGAATTCGAACTCGTAATCCTCCAGCGAACGCCCGCTGTTGTCGCGGAAGCGCACCAGGCCGCGGAAGCGCAGGCAGCCGTCGCCGCACGCGACCTCATCGACATATTCGCGGGCATTGTCGTCCGGCGTCTTCACCGCGATGCCGAGGCCGTGGCGGCGCTCCTCGTTGATGGCGCGGAACATCAGCGACTGGGCGTAGCCGCGGCGATCCTCGTCGAAATAGTCGTAGATCGCGCGCTCTTCGCTCGGGCTCAGGTCGTCCTGGCTCGCGACATAGATGCGGCGCTCGGGAATGCTTGCCGAGGTGATGATATTGCGCAGGCGCTCATGCGAATAGACGGTCGAGAAATAGGAGATGTAGTCGCAGCTTTCCGGCGGATACCAGAAGCTGAAATCGACGAGCACGAGCTGGCCGTCCTTGTAGAGATCGGAAAGGCGGCGGTCGCTCTTGCTGCCGCCGAAGGTCAGGCGACCGCAGGGATCGTGGCGGTCGTTGGCGATGCTGAGATAGGGCAGGTTGCCCGTGTCTTCGTGGTCGCCCTCGAAACGCTTGCCGAGCAGATCGATCTTGCGCTGCGCGATATAGGCGAAGATGCCTTCCGGATAGCGGCTGAGATAGCGGTCATAGGCTTCGCGGTTGTCGGCGAGCGAGGCGAATTCGTAGAAGGCGATTTCCGCCGGATCAACCTTGTCGTCCTTGGGGCTGAGCGCAAACTTGCCGTAGTCGGCATCGCTCTGCCAGGTTTCCTGCTTGCCCTTGCTGCGCTCCTTCACGATCTCGCCCACCTTACGGAAGGCGTCCTCCAGCACGATGCCGGGAATGCTGATCGCGTCGACGAAGGCGGAGGCGAAGGGGCTGATCGGCGTACCCTCGTAGTCGTAGGCCGTGCCCGGCGCCGACGCATAGGCATAATGGATGCCCTCGGCATTCTTCGGCTCGGCAAGGCCATCCGGGATGTCGCGCAGCGTGAGGAACGGGTTTTCATGGGCCGCGTCGAACAGCACGACCTTGAGGCCGGTGCCGAGCTTGCGCAGGGTTTCGGTGACCTCGGAGACGGCAAGCGAGCGATTGCGCAGGCCGGTCAGCGTGCGGCCCGAAGCGTCGGTCGGCAGGAGAAAGTTGTCGCCGCCGATCTGCACGGCATAGCCGGAGAAATAGACGAAGAGCACCGGGTTCTCCGCCTTTTCCGCCACGCGGGTAAAATTGTTGAGGGCGGACAGCATGCCGAGATGGTCGACATCGGTGGCGCGCGTCACGGAAAAATTGACCCGCTCCAGCGCCTCGCCGACGAGGTCGATATCGTTCAGCGGGTTTTCCAGCGGTTCTGCATCCTCGTATTCGGCATTGCCGATGAGGAGCGCATAGCGTTCGGCGGCGAAGGCCGCGGGTGCTGCGAAAAAGAGAAGACAGGCGGCGAGCGCCCCGATCATCCGATGGACATTCCGCTGCACGATACCCTCCCAAGGAAACGATCGAGGCCCGCCGGCATGGCCGGCAACCGGAAATTCACGCACGCATTTCTGCTGAGAAAGGGACGGACGAAACCGTTCGCTTATTCAGAAGGTTATGAAATTCCATCTTCATTCACCCTGCAAGAGCCAAACGGGGACAAAAGCGGGAAAGGTTTTATTCAGCCGCCGCTGCTAGCGTCACCGCGCAGGAAAACGGATGGGCAATGGCTATGGAGGGGACCGGCACGGCTGATGACGCCGCGGTGCAGCATCACGTGCTGCGCGATCGCTCCGCCATGCACGCCGTGGCGGCAGATTGGCGCGCGCTCGATGCCCGCGCCGCCGATCCGCTCACCTATTTCCAGAGTTTCGACTGGTGTCAGCGCTGGCTCGACGTCGTTGCCGACGCGCGCTGCCGGCCGGAAATCCACACGCTGCGGCAGGGTGGAAACCTCGTTGCCGTGTGGCCGCTGATGCTGTCCGGCACGGCGGTGAAACGGCTCGAACCGCTCGGCTGGCCGCACAGCCAATATGCCAATCTGCTGATCGATCCGACCTTCGACGGTCGAGAGGCCGCGCGCCGACTGCTCGGGGGCCTTGCGAACACAAAACATGACGTCGCCGTGATGGAAAGCGTGCCGGCGGGCTCCGCCCTCACCGCGCTGTTTCAGGACACGTCGCCGCTGTCCGGCCGTGGCAACAGTGCGGCCATGCTGGATCTTTCCGTCTTCGCGTCCCCCGATGCCTATGCAGCCGCGCTCAGCAAGACCCAGCGGCGCAACCGCAACCGCCGGCGCAATGCGCTTTCGCGGCATGGCCCGCTGTCATTTTGCGTGCTCTTTCCCGGCGAGGACGGTTTTGCCGACGCGATCGCGACGTGCCTCGACTTCAAGCGCACCTGGCTGCGCGAAACCGGCCGACGCAGCACCGGCTTCGCCTTCGCGGGCTTTGACGACTTCCTGGCCAGCCTTCCCGGCAGGCGGGACGACCTGTCCGGCGCCTGCCTTTCCGTGCTCAAGGCCGGCGATCGGCTGGTGGCGGGCGAACTCGGATTCCTGCACCACGGCCACTACCACGCCTATCTCGGCGCCTTCGACTGGGACCTGCGCGATGCCTCTCCCGGCAAGGCGCAGATGGACATGACCGTCTGTTGGCTGATCGATCAGGGCGTGAAGACCTACGACCTGCTCGGCCACCCCGCCGACTACAAGGAGAGCTGGAGCAACCGCACGCTGGATCTTTCGGCCTATGCGCTCCCCGTCA encodes:
- a CDS encoding TraR/DksA C4-type zinc finger protein, giving the protein MAHYKDILLGRKRELHSRLQRIETDLDTLKSGDSADRATERENDEVLEEFGTNGLKEIEAIDAALDRIAAGTFGTCAKCGGPISPARLAAVPHAALCEECIAQQ
- a CDS encoding VOC family protein — encoded protein: MTETHAVDMPAFVDHSHLTVIDLPMLSAFYQQVMGLTVLETSASGETLGVSGRPLLTLTTGSNAARAPRNAPGLFHTAFLVPNRKELGRWLAHAAHNNVSLTGASDHLVSEAIYLDDPEGNGIEIYRDRDRSEWTYVADGKVKMATLRLDLQALYDEAPKDGWTGQENGTVIGHIHLQVSDMPEANAFFHDVLGLDIMTSYPGASFFATGKYHHHVAANVWNSQGQPKRQDGMTGLADYTIRFNDPARLETALKQLETLAIPTTRSDDTVSLIDPWGIGLKLSA
- a CDS encoding DUF930 domain-containing protein, whose amino-acid sequence is MALAPLVASPAKAIDARIRSQLQKLTPEERLEQRCDMEAMDKISGDKDGFRPDKVIAYAFGDPKLDGTTFKTRGAVFRSGGEWYRLSYKCEASADRLEVNAFKYKIGDMVPREDWAAHYLYD
- a CDS encoding AI-2E family transporter; translation: MHDLSGQPAERRLLRSGLDLEKDLVDHAPRRYGLDIAAAWAAIGIFAIMAMGVVYLMAPILIPLSLAVVTGLIFGVAAEKLHDLGIPPLPTALLLAGLFGVGVFFIAGMLAEPISQLAADAPDLVRGAYDRVTPLFSRLGWLNISPETFQGTQMSMEKVLENTGSILGILSASLTPALLQAMIFFAALVLFLSARLKLRQMIILAFPRRGQRLTTIRIMNAVDKALGFYFATATLVYGSLGIVTALIAWGGGLAMPALWGLFAFLSSFVPFLGVALMTIALATAGLLTHETMVMGLLPALAFFLVHLAMENLVMPAVMGKRLEVNAFIIFTAIIFWTWMWGAAGAMLALPLSIIGMTIADELRPAKRKARRSLPG
- a CDS encoding S9 family peptidase gives rise to the protein MSVFKNLPAAPVAAKKPISDTRHGITRTDDYAWFRDENWQAMFKDPSILQPEIRTHLEAENAYMTAAMADTEALQKTLFAEMRGRIKEDDSSVPMKDGPFAYGTAYVTGGEQPRYFREPRDGGERITLLDGDKEAAGKDYFRLSGIDHSTDHSVGIWGYDDKGSEYFTLKVRNLATGEDRTDTLVNTGGDGVWAPDARSFFYTALDENHRPSKIFHHILGDRQENDRLVYEEKDAGFFMSVGGSLLDDIIYIDIHDHETSEYRLLSTKDLLANPVIVTPRQTGLEYAMTEGGDVFYILTNADGAKDFKIMETPVTAPGRENWTEVVPHRAGTLILNHMAFARHLVWLERHEGLPRIVVRDRKTGEEHAIAFDEEAYSLGLSGAAEYDTDVIRFSYSSMTTPAQLFDYNMATRERTLLKTQEVPSGHNPDDYVTRRVFAPAWDGEQVPVTLLYRKDTPLDGSAPCLLYGYGAYGITIPASFNTNCLSLVDRGFVYAIAHIRGGKDKGFAWYENGKMDRKTNTFKDFIAAADYLNQEKFTSYANIVAEGGSAGGMLMGAIANMAPEKFGGIIAAVPFVDVLNTMLDDTLPLTPPEWPEWGNPIDSRDFYQLMASYSPYDNVEAKAYPAILALSGLTDPRVTYWEPTKWVAKLREKTTGSEPILLKTNMGAGHGGASGRFQRLEEIAFEYAFAIKVAGKV
- a CDS encoding caspase family protein, producing MQRNVHRMIGALAACLLFFAAPAAFAAERYALLIGNAEYEDAEPLENPLNDIDLVGEALERVNFSVTRATDVDHLGMLSALNNFTRVAEKAENPVLFVYFSGYAVQIGGDNFLLPTDASGRTLTGLRNRSLAVSEVTETLRKLGTGLKVVLFDAAHENPFLTLRDIPDGLAEPKNAEGIHYAYASAPGTAYDYEGTPISPFASAFVDAISIPGIVLEDAFRKVGEIVKERSKGKQETWQSDADYGKFALSPKDDKVDPAEIAFYEFASLADNREAYDRYLSRYPEGIFAYIAQRKIDLLGKRFEGDHEDTGNLPYLSIANDRHDPCGRLTFGGSKSDRRLSDLYKDGQLVLVDFSFWYPPESCDYISYFSTVYSHERLRNIITSASIPERRIYVASQDDLSPSEERAIYDYFDEDRRGYAQSLMFRAINEERRHGLGIAVKTPDDNAREYVDEVACGDGCLRFRGLVRFRDNSGRSLEDYEFEFVDVRRLGFYDKYRDALRDFPSDEHASNDSASHETKTDGYADTASSSHDDGYGSDADPYRSSRSVGGWDIVADFSGDRFLNCRATRRGDGDRTTAFRWYDDGHVTFGFQDKGYDYGNDYASDAKYWIDDGQGYDIHGKAYGGQEIAYDLGRDRSVIDALKRGNHIRIGDISTSLKGSSAMLDDLQECVGAFR
- a CDS encoding GNAT family N-acetyltransferase — translated: MAMEGTGTADDAAVQHHVLRDRSAMHAVAADWRALDARAADPLTYFQSFDWCQRWLDVVADARCRPEIHTLRQGGNLVAVWPLMLSGTAVKRLEPLGWPHSQYANLLIDPTFDGREAARRLLGGLANTKHDVAVMESVPAGSALTALFQDTSPLSGRGNSAAMLDLSVFASPDAYAAALSKTQRRNRNRRRNALSRHGPLSFCVLFPGEDGFADAIATCLDFKRTWLRETGRRSTGFAFAGFDDFLASLPGRRDDLSGACLSVLKAGDRLVAGELGFLHHGHYHAYLGAFDWDLRDASPGKAQMDMTVCWLIDQGVKTYDLLGHPADYKESWSNRTLDLSAYALPVTLAGRAYAGLWTAWLRPGLKQIYERLPHQLRRLARLGQSFALFLMIA